A region from the Prevotella melaninogenica genome encodes:
- a CDS encoding relaxase/mobilization nuclease domain-containing protein — translation MIAKIIKGTNFSGVVNYMLSKREGKVKVLQANGVRSSLPNDVAHDFNLQASMRPSVQKPVCHTILSFSTHDSERLTDATMVRIANEYLHKMGYGDTQSLIVRHNDRQHPHLHICINRIGNDGKTISDRNEKYRSTKICRGLTERYGLTIGEGKQEVNRSRLRGEDKLRYEIFDTIKFILPQSQTWKDFVAGLEQQDITTRFKTKGNTDVVQGITFEKDGCSFSGSKIDRTCSFSRLNAEIEQNSHKQEQINQQNEPMVHSVDESNFITDLSEAISEVFSMPTPSNGVDVDELRFQKKLRNKANRKRRI, via the coding sequence ATGATAGCCAAGATTATTAAAGGAACAAACTTCAGTGGAGTTGTCAATTATATGCTCAGCAAACGTGAAGGTAAAGTCAAGGTCTTACAAGCCAATGGCGTGCGCAGTTCTTTACCAAATGACGTTGCACACGACTTCAACTTGCAAGCCTCTATGCGTCCAAGTGTACAGAAACCAGTTTGTCATACCATACTCTCATTCTCGACACATGATTCAGAACGACTAACAGATGCAACAATGGTGAGGATTGCCAACGAATATCTTCATAAAATGGGCTATGGCGACACACAGAGCCTTATCGTAAGGCACAACGACCGCCAGCATCCGCACCTGCACATTTGTATCAATCGCATTGGAAATGACGGTAAGACCATCAGCGACCGCAACGAAAAGTATCGTTCCACAAAGATTTGTCGAGGACTGACTGAGCGTTATGGTCTAACCATTGGCGAAGGAAAGCAAGAGGTAAACCGCTCGCGATTGAGAGGTGAGGATAAATTGCGATATGAAATATTCGATACCATTAAGTTTATATTACCTCAATCTCAGACTTGGAAAGATTTTGTTGCAGGGTTAGAGCAACAAGATATTACCACTCGTTTCAAAACAAAAGGTAATACCGATGTTGTACAAGGAATCACCTTTGAAAAAGACGGATGTAGTTTCAGTGGCTCAAAGATAGACCGAACGTGCTCTTTCTCTCGCCTCAATGCTGAGATAGAACAAAATTCTCACAAACAAGAGCAAATTAATCAACAAAATGAACCTATGGTACATTCTGTAGATGAAAGCAATTTTATTACCGACCTATCTGAAGCAATTAGTGAAGTGTTTTCTATGCCAACACCAAGTAATGGCGTAGATGTTGATGAACTTCGATTTCAAAAGAAACTCCGTAATAAAGCTAATCGCAAACGTAGAATTTAA
- a CDS encoding YaaC family protein, which translates to MTIKLNSVELSIAKAYTAPNYKSKRVLTKVPFSYVELWLISQPKEKTQYARFFWKQAMNFYNAAKELPIESKPLIAYYCCMNAAKSLISLKNDNDPLINISHGVSSDRNSNQSILNKEIILEGGGVLAKLANCIKDSTNKERIKVLDLLRNLPAIHRTFSITCSKKTELFIPIENIVFKLNKPHKKAYIQFTIDDAYSNGNTLRNIPKTFEKTKDTEAVIFRVKKRFDWDIHKKESERIQKLVKYHNKIRHNFFYIRGFQTSWYIKKNVKGVVNRSPLVITYALMHWLSELVRYNPQEFSQLLSGHYNWLINEFMDICFQQFIDEICCEITGENIGYGKSI; encoded by the coding sequence ATGACTATAAAATTAAATTCCGTAGAGCTCAGTATAGCAAAGGCATATACCGCTCCTAATTACAAGAGTAAAAGGGTGCTTACTAAAGTCCCATTTTCCTATGTAGAACTATGGCTTATTAGTCAGCCTAAGGAAAAAACTCAATATGCTAGATTCTTTTGGAAACAAGCCATGAATTTCTATAACGCAGCAAAGGAATTACCTATAGAATCCAAACCTCTTATTGCATACTATTGTTGTATGAATGCCGCTAAATCACTTATATCTTTGAAAAACGATAATGATCCGTTAATAAATATCAGCCACGGGGTTTCATCAGACCGTAATTCGAATCAAAGTATCTTAAACAAGGAAATTATTCTTGAAGGTGGAGGCGTGTTAGCCAAACTTGCTAATTGTATAAAAGATAGTACAAATAAAGAAAGGATCAAAGTGTTGGATCTCCTTCGAAATCTGCCAGCTATTCATCGTACGTTTAGTATTACTTGTTCTAAAAAAACTGAGCTATTTATTCCTATAGAAAACATAGTTTTCAAATTAAATAAACCGCATAAAAAAGCTTATATTCAATTCACTATCGATGACGCATATTCAAATGGTAATACATTAAGAAATATACCGAAAACTTTCGAAAAAACTAAGGATACAGAAGCTGTTATTTTTAGGGTAAAAAAGAGATTTGATTGGGATATTCACAAAAAGGAAAGCGAAAGAATACAGAAACTTGTGAAATATCATAACAAAATCAGACATAATTTCTTTTATATAAGAGGGTTTCAAACATCCTGGTATATTAAGAAAAATGTAAAAGGAGTTGTGAACCGTAGTCCTCTAGTAATTACTTATGCATTAATGCATTGGTTAAGTGAATTAGTAAGATACAATCCCCAGGAATTTAGTCAACTACTTTCGGGACATTATAATTGGTTAATTAATGAATTTATGGATATATGTTTTCAGCAATTTATAGACGAAATTTGCTGTGAAATAACAGGCGAAAATATTGGATATGGAAAATCTATATAA
- a CDS encoding PDDEXK nuclease domain-containing protein, translating to MGQEINKAEKQDLLLVVQAIGSDLEHTQVRMIASANADMLFHYWKVGHFILYLQKKEGWGSKVIDNLSKAIRSKYPDKKGYSTRNLIYMCQFAKVYPMEILLEVGKVEKQLNSTSVDNVLQLTNELNQFTQEPLAQIQATGNLGDIITQEPVAQLGEISEVLSVIYQHDINQIEDIFKQSAVVRTNWASHVILLNSKLPLGERYWYITQAVANGWSSNVLQMQIETNLFARQITAKKVSNFSVRLPKPQSYLANYLMKDPYIFDMMGQTDKMAERDIERQLVSHITKYLLEMGCGFAFVAQQKHFEVGDSDFYADLILYNIQLHAYVVIELKATPFKPEYMGQLNFYINVVDDTLRGEHDNKTIGLLLCNGGDKVVAQYALSGYDQPIGVSDYQLSKAIPDNLKSALPTVEEVEEELSKIVGVDILKKD from the coding sequence ATGGGCCAAGAAATAAATAAAGCAGAAAAACAAGATTTATTACTCGTTGTTCAAGCCATCGGTTCTGATCTTGAGCATACGCAAGTACGCATGATAGCCTCTGCAAATGCAGATATGCTTTTCCACTATTGGAAAGTAGGGCACTTTATTCTCTACCTCCAAAAGAAAGAAGGTTGGGGAAGCAAAGTCATAGATAATCTTTCCAAGGCGATACGTTCTAAATATCCTGATAAGAAAGGCTATTCCACTCGTAACCTTATCTATATGTGCCAATTCGCCAAAGTCTATCCTATGGAGATTCTATTAGAAGTGGGTAAGGTTGAAAAACAGCTTAATAGTACTTCGGTTGATAATGTATTACAACTTACAAACGAACTCAATCAATTTACGCAAGAACCTCTTGCGCAAATCCAAGCTACAGGTAATCTAGGAGATATAATTACGCAAGAACCTGTTGCACAATTAGGAGAGATATCTGAAGTACTGTCTGTCATTTACCAACACGATATAAATCAGATAGAAGACATTTTTAAGCAGTCTGCCGTAGTTCGCACTAATTGGGCGAGCCATGTTATATTGCTTAATAGCAAGCTGCCTTTGGGTGAACGTTATTGGTATATCACGCAGGCGGTTGCAAATGGCTGGAGTAGCAATGTTCTGCAAATGCAGATTGAAACCAATCTTTTCGCTCGGCAGATTACGGCAAAGAAAGTGAGCAACTTCTCTGTGCGATTACCCAAACCGCAAAGCTACCTTGCCAATTATCTGATGAAAGACCCTTACATCTTTGATATGATGGGACAGACTGATAAAATGGCAGAACGAGACATTGAACGGCAATTGGTTTCGCATATTACGAAATATCTTCTGGAAATGGGTTGTGGCTTTGCATTTGTGGCACAGCAGAAGCATTTTGAAGTGGGCGATTCTGATTTCTATGCCGACCTCATACTCTATAACATCCAACTACATGCATACGTTGTTATCGAACTTAAAGCCACACCTTTCAAGCCTGAATATATGGGGCAACTGAACTTCTACATCAATGTAGTGGATGATACCCTCCGTGGCGAACACGACAATAAGACCATCGGCTTGCTTCTCTGTAATGGTGGTGATAAAGTCGTGGCACAATATGCTCTCTCAGGCTATGACCAACCAATTGGTGTGAGTGATTACCAACTGTCAAAAGCAATCCCTGACAATCTAAAATCTGCATTACCTACGGTGGAGGAAGTTGAGGAAGAATTGTCCAAGATCGTTGGGGTAGATATATTAAAGAAAGACTAA
- a CDS encoding site-specific integrase has protein sequence MNIKRNIIFTLESRKKDGVLIVENVPIRMRVNFASKRIEFTTGYRIDAAKWDADKQRVKNGCSNKLKQSASEINASLLGYYTEVQEIFKKFEVEEIMPTPEQIKEAFNALHKPIEKEFKPRKSTPNAFYKVFDEFVRDCGRQNDWTDSTYEKFAAVKNHLMNFRDGLTFDFFDEKGLNDYVTYLRDVKEMRNSTIGKQLSFLKWFLRWAFKKGLHQNNAYDSYKPKLKSTQKKIIFLTWEELNKLREFEVPAAKQALDRVRDVFLFQCFTGLRYSDVFNLRRSDIKGDHIEVTTVKTSDSLIIELNKHSKAILDKYKDVVFEDDKVLPVITNQKMNDYLKELAELAGIDESVRQTYYRGNERIDEVTPKYALLGTHAGRRTFICNALALGIPPQVVMKWTGHSDYKAMKPYIDIADDIKANAMSKFNQL, from the coding sequence ATGAACATCAAACGAAACATTATCTTCACGTTGGAAAGTAGGAAGAAGGACGGTGTTCTCATTGTTGAGAATGTGCCTATCCGTATGCGTGTCAATTTCGCTTCCAAGCGGATTGAGTTCACGACAGGCTATCGCATCGATGCTGCCAAGTGGGATGCAGATAAGCAACGTGTAAAGAATGGTTGTAGCAACAAACTGAAACAATCAGCTTCTGAAATCAATGCTTCACTCTTGGGCTATTATACAGAGGTGCAGGAAATTTTCAAAAAGTTTGAGGTAGAAGAAATAATGCCAACCCCTGAACAAATTAAAGAAGCATTCAATGCATTGCACAAACCTATAGAGAAAGAATTCAAACCGAGAAAATCAACACCTAATGCTTTCTACAAGGTATTCGATGAGTTTGTGAGAGATTGTGGACGACAGAATGATTGGACTGATTCTACTTACGAGAAGTTTGCTGCTGTGAAAAATCATTTGATGAACTTTCGTGATGGACTTACATTTGATTTCTTTGATGAGAAAGGTCTAAATGATTATGTTACCTATCTTCGTGATGTAAAGGAAATGCGCAATTCTACCATTGGCAAGCAATTAAGTTTCTTGAAGTGGTTTTTACGCTGGGCTTTCAAGAAAGGTCTACATCAGAACAATGCTTACGATAGTTATAAGCCTAAACTCAAAAGCACACAGAAGAAAATCATCTTTCTCACTTGGGAGGAACTGAACAAACTCCGAGAGTTCGAGGTACCTGCTGCCAAGCAAGCTTTAGATAGAGTGCGTGATGTATTTCTCTTCCAATGCTTCACGGGCTTGCGCTACTCCGATGTGTTTAATCTTCGTAGAAGTGATATAAAGGGCGACCATATTGAGGTTACAACGGTTAAGACTTCTGATAGTCTGATTATCGAGTTGAATAAACATAGTAAAGCGATTCTGGATAAATATAAGGATGTGGTATTTGAAGATGACAAAGTTTTGCCTGTCATTACTAACCAGAAAATGAACGATTATCTTAAAGAGTTGGCAGAATTGGCTGGTATTGACGAATCTGTACGTCAAACTTATTATAGAGGTAATGAGCGCATTGACGAAGTTACACCTAAATATGCCTTGCTTGGAACACACGCTGGTCGTAGAACGTTTATCTGTAATGCACTTGCATTGGGTATTCCTCCGCAAGTAGTTATGAAATGGACTGGGCACAGCGATTACAAGGCTATGAAACCTTACATAGATATTGCGGACGACATCAAGGCAAATGCCATGAGTAAATTCAATCAATTATAA
- a CDS encoding transposase, translating to MLITNLISRYMRLCKAAFSAEDGAKLNKSIQTNVMEMLFLLMVIPRKCNFTQMGRYGKRGEQCYRQTAERSVNWLEMNMWLSAFAFKQGKGRNAIVIDPSFIKKAGKHTPYVGTFWSGCAGAVKHGLEILGIGVIDVDLHECMMLKAVQTTLEKGEEKKEMSLYDWYAKVLEDDKVTLQRICKVLVADSAFSKRPFIDKVMKMGFHVVSRLRHDAALFYIWDGEPTGKPGRPRVKGDKIDVRNIDISKGNELDLGETKGTAYALKAWCKSLHRVVSLVIHELPNGVRRLYFSTDESMSGRDVMEYYTTRFQEEFCFRDAKQFLGLTDCQARDKRKLEFAFNSSFTALNVTKIMCKELGTSIGRLKAQMVNAYYAQRIIDVFEKNPNTPLNKERINDIFSFDADAA from the coding sequence ATGCTGATAACCAACTTGATTAGCCGATATATGAGGCTCTGCAAAGCAGCATTTAGTGCCGAAGATGGAGCAAAGTTAAACAAAAGTATTCAAACAAACGTCATGGAAATGCTTTTTCTTTTGATGGTCATCCCAAGGAAATGTAATTTCACGCAGATGGGACGCTATGGAAAGCGTGGCGAGCAATGCTATCGGCAGACGGCAGAGCGCAGCGTGAACTGGCTCGAAATGAATATGTGGCTGAGTGCTTTCGCCTTCAAGCAGGGTAAGGGTCGCAATGCCATCGTTATTGATCCAAGCTTCATTAAGAAGGCTGGGAAGCATACCCCATACGTGGGTACGTTTTGGTCGGGCTGTGCAGGTGCGGTAAAGCACGGTCTTGAGATTCTCGGCATCGGTGTGATAGATGTAGACCTGCATGAGTGTATGATGCTCAAGGCTGTGCAGACCACATTGGAAAAAGGGGAGGAGAAAAAAGAGATGAGTCTATACGACTGGTATGCCAAGGTGTTGGAGGACGACAAGGTAACCTTACAGCGTATTTGCAAGGTTCTTGTCGCCGACTCAGCCTTCTCCAAAAGACCTTTCATCGACAAGGTAATGAAGATGGGCTTCCATGTTGTGAGTCGCTTGCGTCATGATGCAGCCTTGTTCTATATATGGGACGGAGAGCCCACAGGAAAGCCCGGCCGTCCTCGTGTCAAAGGTGATAAGATTGACGTAAGGAACATCGACATATCCAAAGGCAATGAGCTTGATTTAGGAGAGACCAAAGGTACAGCCTATGCGCTCAAGGCATGGTGCAAATCCTTGCATAGGGTCGTGTCGCTTGTCATCCACGAGTTGCCCAACGGTGTCCGCCGTCTGTACTTCTCTACGGATGAGAGCATGAGTGGACGCGATGTGATGGAGTACTATACCACACGTTTCCAAGAGGAGTTTTGCTTTCGCGACGCAAAGCAATTCCTCGGTCTTACAGATTGTCAGGCACGCGACAAGAGAAAACTTGAATTTGCTTTCAACTCTTCATTCACAGCACTCAATGTGACCAAAATCATGTGCAAGGAACTTGGCACGTCCATCGGTCGACTTAAAGCGCAGATGGTCAATGCCTACTATGCGCAACGAATTATTGACGTGTTCGAGAAGAACCCGAACACGCCATTAAATAAAGAAAGGATAAATGATATATTTAGTTTCGATGCTGACGCAGCATAA
- a CDS encoding DUF1302 family protein — MKLFMLLLVPILSVQAAAQIDNTLPADSDTIGSECTPLETVEASDDKALQVQVKGFLDTYHAVRTEGRTDWMASRTRARGELKLEKGAASLFLSLNATYNGILKERTGLELREAYLSYAKGNFDLRVGRQIVVWGVADALRVTDCVSPFDYTEFLAQDYDDIRMPVNGLRAKYTRGSVTLEAVCNPVVNFFILPTDERNPWAIRLPSATLPYTTDLESGKPEKKIKNMEFGGRASVNLSGIDFSVSALRTWNKLPALCPALSGDGRTLHINGQYRRMTMLGADCSLPVGQFVLRAEVAEYIGEAQGSGLGQNTVRRNTLNALAGVDWYPGNDWNISMQYCHKYTSGNLAALSIYRNAGLATARLSKELLHNTLKLSTFAYIDVASGGIFNRLSASYSLNDDIELTVGYDYFHANKGKFAMYGKNSEAWVKMKYSF, encoded by the coding sequence ATGAAACTATTTATGCTCTTGCTTGTGCCGATACTCTCGGTGCAGGCAGCGGCCCAAATCGATAATACATTGCCGGCCGATAGCGACACCATCGGTTCGGAATGCACTCCGCTGGAAACGGTCGAAGCATCGGACGATAAGGCCTTGCAGGTGCAGGTGAAAGGTTTTCTTGATACCTACCATGCCGTCAGGACGGAGGGACGTACCGACTGGATGGCTTCGCGGACTCGGGCGCGGGGAGAACTCAAACTCGAAAAAGGGGCGGCTTCGCTCTTCCTATCCCTGAACGCCACCTACAACGGAATATTGAAAGAACGCACAGGACTGGAATTGCGCGAGGCTTATCTCTCTTATGCAAAGGGCAACTTCGACCTGCGCGTCGGGCGGCAGATTGTCGTATGGGGCGTGGCGGATGCACTGCGCGTTACCGATTGCGTGTCGCCGTTCGATTATACCGAGTTTCTCGCACAAGACTACGACGACATTCGCATGCCCGTCAACGGACTGCGTGCAAAATACACAAGAGGTTCGGTCACCCTTGAAGCCGTGTGCAATCCTGTGGTAAACTTCTTTATTCTGCCGACAGACGAGCGCAATCCGTGGGCAATACGCCTGCCATCTGCTACACTACCCTATACCACCGACTTGGAAAGCGGCAAGCCGGAAAAGAAAATCAAGAATATGGAGTTTGGCGGCCGGGCAAGCGTCAATCTCAGCGGAATAGACTTCTCCGTGAGTGCCTTGCGGACGTGGAACAAGTTGCCCGCCCTTTGCCCTGCCCTGTCGGGCGATGGAAGGACGCTCCACATCAACGGACAGTACCGCCGTATGACGATGTTGGGTGCCGACTGCTCATTGCCCGTCGGTCAGTTTGTCCTCCGCGCCGAAGTCGCCGAGTACATAGGTGAGGCACAAGGAAGCGGCTTGGGGCAGAATACCGTGCGGCGCAACACCCTCAACGCCCTTGCAGGGGTAGACTGGTATCCGGGTAACGACTGGAACATCAGCATGCAGTATTGCCATAAATACACATCGGGCAATCTCGCAGCACTCTCCATCTATCGCAATGCCGGACTTGCCACAGCAAGACTCTCAAAGGAACTGCTGCACAACACGCTGAAACTCTCCACCTTTGCCTACATCGACGTGGCAAGCGGCGGCATCTTCAACCGCCTTTCCGCCTCCTATTCTCTCAACGACGATATAGAACTCACCGTCGGCTACGACTATTTCCATGCCAACAAAGGCAAGTTTGCCATGTATGGTAAGAACTCCGAAGCGTGGGTGAAGATGAAGTACAGTTTCTGA